The Geminocystis sp. NIES-3708 genomic sequence TGTTCCTGATATTGTCATTATTATTGACATTCGCAGAGAACATAATGCTATCAAAGAGTGTCAAAAACTTAATCTCCCTGTTGTGTCTATGTTAGATACAAACTGTAATCCTGAGTTAGTAGATTTCCCTATTCCTGCTAATGATGATGCAATTCGCTCCATCAAATTGATTATCGGTAAATTAGCTGATGCAATTTATGAAGGACGTTATGGTAAAGCAGTTGCTGAAGGCAGATTCGATGAATTTGAAGAATCTTTAGCTAGTGGTGAAGTTGACTATGATGAAGATTACGATGATGAAGATGATGATGAAAATGTTGATGGTGGTGAAGAAGAATAATGAATGAGGAATAAAGCATTAGGAATTTAAGTGATTTATCATATTTTCCTCGTGTTTTCCTCCGTTGTTTACCCTTTCTCTGTTGAGTAATATGAAAATACTCTCAGGGTTAGGGTCAATTCGTGTAATGATTATTATTGATGATTTAAACTAAAAATAGTATTAATATTATGGCTGAAATATCTGCAAAATTAGTAAAAGAACTTAGAGACAAGACTAATGCGGGGATGATGGATTGTAAAAAAGCCCTCGTAGAAAATGATGGTGATGTAGCAAAAGCCACTGAATGGTTGCGTCAAAAAGGTATTACCTCTGCTGAGAAAAAAGCTGGTAGAGTTGCCGCCGAAGGTATCGTCGAAAGTTATATTCATACTGGTGGTAGAATTGGTGTTATTGTTGAAGTCAACTGCGAGACAGACTTCGTTGCCCGTAGAGAAGATTTCCAATCTTTAGCCAAAAATGTCGCTATGCAAATTGCAGCTTGTCCTAATGTTGAGTATGTTAAGATTGATGATATTCCTGAAGATATCGTTGCGAAGGAAAAAGAAATTGAAATGGGTAGAGATGATTTAGGTAATAAACCTGAAAATATTAAAGAAAAAATCGTTGAAGGTAGAATTCAAAAGCGTTTGGGAGAAATGTGTTTACTCAGTCAACCCTATATTCGTGATCAAGCTATCACCGTAGAAGAATTAATTACTCAACAAATTTCTAAGATTGGTGAAAATATTCAAGTACGTCGTTTCACCCGTTTTGTCTTAGGAGAAGGCATCGAAAAACAAGAAACTAATTTTGCTGAAGAAGTTGCCGCTCAAGCAGGACTTAAATAATTAACAATTAACAATTAACAATTTATGATTTCGTTAAATAGTAAGTAAAAATGAGTAAATCAATCAAGAAGTTAAGTGATGATTTGACTATTTTAAATACTAAAATTCAGGATTTAGCCGATAATTTACAGAGTTTATATAAAGATTATTTTCAAAATTTTAGTACCATTGTTAATCGTCAATTAGTATTGGCTACTTATCAAGTTTGTACACAAAAATATCCTGATTCTTTTCTTCGTTTAAGTTATCAAGAAAGAATGAAATTACAGGAAAAAATTAGAACTTTTAATCATATTTTTATTCAAGACTTTATCGATAATTTAAAATCAATAGAATGTTCTAATAATCAATTTATTCAAAGTTTTTATCGTGATATTTTTGACTTTTTTTCTTCTTTAATTGTCATGGAAAATGATGATGAAACATCTTTAAATCAAGAAAATAACCAAAAAAAATACTCGAATAATGAGGATATTTCTACAGATATAGATATAAATCCACAAGATTTAATTAAATTTCAAATAAATCTTGAAGACTGTATTGAAGAATGTTTAATGAATCTTTCTCATCACACCAATAAATATTTACAAAATGCTGGTATCTTGCCGAATAAAATACCAAGTAAAATTCTGGAAATGGCATTACAAGGGGAAGAAAATACTTCTATTGTAAGTGGTTCACCTAATTTATTGAGTCTTTTAATTGAAAAAGAAGACAAGTCAGAAAATATTGATATTACACCTATTACCGCTATTTGTTTAAGATTAACAGAAATTGAATTTAATAATTCAGCCTTAAATTTGACGAGACAAAAAATTACTAATCTTCTTCAAAAATTAGACACTCTTGATGAAGAATATCAAAAAATAACTAGACAATATGCGATCGCTCAAGCTGAATCTGCCTGGCGAAGTAGTTGGGTAGAGTAATGAGAAATTAGTAATTAAATAATTTATTCAGAAAAATGAGTGAGAAAAATATAGTTATTCCTGAAGTAATAATTGGTTTAGGAAATCCAGAAAAAAAATACGAAAAAACTAGACATAATATTGGTTTTGAAATAGTAGATTACTTAGCTGATAAGTGGGGTTTTAGTTGGCAAAAAAATACTAAATTTAATGCTTTATTTTGTGAAGGAATTTCACCTAATCGCCGCAAAATTAGATTAGTAAAACCGCTAACTTACATGAATCTATCAGGTCAATCTGTAAGAGCAGTATTAGACTGGTATAAGTTGGATGCTGAATCAAGTTTAGTCATCTATGATGATATGGATTTACCTTTTGGCAAAATTAGATTAAGATTATCAGGCTCAGCAGGTGGACATAACGGCATGAAATCAATCATTTCTCATGTTGGCACTCAAAAATTTTCTCGTTTTCGCATCGGTATCGGCAAATCTGAACATAAAGAGGTAACAGTTAGTCATGTTTTAGGTAAATTTTCTAAAACTGAAGCAAAAGTTATTGAGGAATTAATGATGTTAAGTCATGATGCCATCTGTCTGAGCTTAAGAGATGGTGTTGAGAAAGCTATGAGTCTTTATAATCAAAAGTTTGTGAGTATTGAAGATAGCCTGACCATTGAAAAAGAAAACAATTAATGATTCTTAATAATCCGTTATAATTCTAAGTTGCACCGCAATTATTTTATCTCTTTTTTCTTTTATGGTAGCTACATTTGACCCAATTAACCAGAAAATGCCTCTAACTCCGATTTTTAATCCGAGTGGTGATGATCGCATAGAAAATAGAACTGTTTGGTTTGGTAATACAACTAACTTGATGCAATTGAATGACGTTCGCTATTCATGGGCAATTGGTTTATATCAGCAGATGAGAGAAAATTTTTGGATTCCCCAGAAACTTGATATAACACAAGATGTTACTGATTATTGGAATTTAACCAGTGAAGAACGTCGTGCTTTTGAAGGAATTTTATCTTATTTAACTTTTTTAGACTCCGTTCAAACTTGCAATATTCCCCATTTAAAAAGCTCTATTACAGCCCCTGAAATTAGTCTATGTATGGCGGAGCAAATATCTCAAGAAGGAATGCACAATCACGCCTATCAGTACATGATTGAGACGATTATTCCTAGTGATAAAAGAGATCAAGTTTATGATTTTTGGCGCACAGATAAAGTTTTATCAGCAAGATGTGAATTTATTGCAGGATTTTATCAAAAATATATTGATAATCCCACAAAAGAAAATTATTTTATTGCTCTTTTAAGTGATTATTTATTAGAAGGCTTATACTTTTATAATGGCTTTATTTATTTCTACAATTTAGCCGCTAGAATGTTAATGCCGGGTTCTGCTGATATATTTAAAATGATTAATCGTGATGAATTAAGTCATGTGAGATTATATCAAAAATTGATCCCCGAAGCAATGCAAACATTTAACTATTCTTTAGATCAAATTTATGAAATGTTTGATACAGCAGTACAACATGAGTGCAAATGGACTAATCATATTGTCGGTAATAACATTTTAGGTATTACAGAATCTAGTACTGAGCGTTATACTAAATACCTTGCCAATATTCGTTTAAGAGCAATTGGCTTAGATCCCCTTTACACTGAGCCTCTCTATAGCAAAAGTCCTTATACTCATCTTGAAAAATTCTCTGACACCAAAAAAGAAGGTAACACCAAAGCAAATTTCTTTGAGGCTAGTGTTACCAGTTATATGATGTCCTCTGGGGTTTCTGGTTGGGATGAAATCTAAAT encodes the following:
- the tsf gene encoding translation elongation factor Ts, which produces MAEISAKLVKELRDKTNAGMMDCKKALVENDGDVAKATEWLRQKGITSAEKKAGRVAAEGIVESYIHTGGRIGVIVEVNCETDFVARREDFQSLAKNVAMQIAACPNVEYVKIDDIPEDIVAKEKEIEMGRDDLGNKPENIKEKIVEGRIQKRLGEMCLLSQPYIRDQAITVEELITQQISKIGENIQVRRFTRFVLGEGIEKQETNFAEEVAAQAGLK
- the pth gene encoding aminoacyl-tRNA hydrolase, with product MSEKNIVIPEVIIGLGNPEKKYEKTRHNIGFEIVDYLADKWGFSWQKNTKFNALFCEGISPNRRKIRLVKPLTYMNLSGQSVRAVLDWYKLDAESSLVIYDDMDLPFGKIRLRLSGSAGGHNGMKSIISHVGTQKFSRFRIGIGKSEHKEVTVSHVLGKFSKTEAKVIEELMMLSHDAICLSLRDGVEKAMSLYNQKFVSIEDSLTIEKENN
- a CDS encoding ribonucleotide-diphosphate reductase subunit beta; amino-acid sequence: MPLTPIFNPSGDDRIENRTVWFGNTTNLMQLNDVRYSWAIGLYQQMRENFWIPQKLDITQDVTDYWNLTSEERRAFEGILSYLTFLDSVQTCNIPHLKSSITAPEISLCMAEQISQEGMHNHAYQYMIETIIPSDKRDQVYDFWRTDKVLSARCEFIAGFYQKYIDNPTKENYFIALLSDYLLEGLYFYNGFIYFYNLAARMLMPGSADIFKMINRDELSHVRLYQKLIPEAMQTFNYSLDQIYEMFDTAVQHECKWTNHIVGNNILGITESSTERYTKYLANIRLRAIGLDPLYTEPLYSKSPYTHLEKFSDTKKEGNTKANFFEASVTSYMMSSGVSGWDEI